The Anaerolineales bacterium region CAAAGTCTACGCTAAGTGGGAAACGTTGTGAGATTACTGAGACAACCAGGAGGTTTGCTTAGAAGCAGCCATCCTTTAAAGAGTGCGTAACAGCTCACTGGTCAAGTGATCTTGCGCGGAAAATGTAACGGGGCTAAGCGTAGCACCGAAGATATGGGTTTCAACGTAAGTTGAAGCTGTAGGGGAGCGTTCCATAGGCGGTGAAGGCTGACTGTAAAGACAGCTGGAGCGTATGGAAGTGAGAATGCAGACATGAGTAGCGTAAAACATGTGAGAATCATGTTCGCCGTAAATCTAAGGTTTCCGACGGCAGGTCAATCCGCGTCGGGTTAGTCGGTCCTTAGCCGAGGCCGTGAGGCGTAGGTGATGGATATCCGGTCAACATTCCGGAACTATTTGAGATGAGCGATGGGGGGACACAGCGAGGTAGGCCAGCCTGCGATTGGTTGTGCAGGTTGCAAGCGTGTAGGTGTTGAGGCTCGTAGGTAAATCCGCGAGCTGAGCTGAGGCGTGATGCCGTGCCCTGAGGCTGAAGTGGTTGAGCCTTGCTGTCGAGAAAAGCCTCTAAGCGTTGACTCTTGAATAACCGTACCGCAAACCGACACTGGTAGATGGGTTGAGTATACCAAGGCGAACGGGAGAACTTTCGTTAAGGAATTAGGCAACTTAACCTCGTAACTTCGGGATAAGAGGTGCCCATAATCGTGAAAGAATTCCTTCTGTAGCGAATTTGGGTCGCAGTAAACAGGCTCTGCTGACTGGTTAACAAAACCACAGGTCTCTGCTAAGTCGTAAGACGACGTATAGGGGCTGACTCCTGCCCGGTGCTGGAAGGTTAAAGGGACGTGTTAGCGCAAGCGAAGCACTGAACTGAAGCCCCAGTGAACGGCGGCCGTAACTATAACGGTCCTAAGGTAGCGAAATTCCTTGTCGGGTAAGTTCCGACCCGCACGAACGGAGTAACAAGTGGAGCACTGTCTCAACGAAAGACCCGGTGAAATTGAAATACGAGTGAAGATGCTCGTTACCCGCATCAGGACAAAAAGACCCCGTGGAGCTTTACTGTAGTTTGGCATTGATTTGGGGCTTGATTTGTGTAGCATAGCTGGGAGGCTTTGAAGCTGGGGCGCTAGCCTCGGTGGAGCCAACAGTGAAATACCAGCCTGATCAAGTTTCGTATCTAACCCCACGCCGTTATCCGGGTGGGGAACCGTGCCAGATAGGCAGTTTGACTGGGGCGGTCGCCTCATAAAGAGTAACTGAGGCGCTCAAAGGTTCCCTCAGGCTGAATGGAAACCAGCCGTAGAGTGTAAAGGCACAAGGGAGCTTGACTGCAAGACCAACGCGTCGAGCAGAGACGAAAGTCGGACTTAGTGATCCCACGGTACCGAGTGGAAGGGCCGTGGCTTATCGGACAAAAGCTACCCCGGGGATAACAGGCTGGTCACGCCCAAGCGTCCATAGCGACGGCGTGGCTCGGCACCTCGATGTCGGCTCGTCGCATCCTGGGGCTGTATCAGGTCCCAAGGGTTGGGCTGTTCGCCCATTAAAGCGGCACGTGAGCTGGGTTCAGACCGTCGTGAGACAGGTCGGTCTCTATCCGATGTGGGCGTAAGGGATTTGCGAGAATCTGCCCCTAGTACGAGAGGACCGGGGTGGACAGACCTCTGGTGTGCCAGTTGTCCTGCCAAGGGCATAGCTGGGTAGCCACGTCTGGCAGGGATAACCGCTGAAAGCATCTAAGTGGGAAACCCGTCTCAAGATGAGATCCCTCATCCGTTATGGAGTAAGACCGCAGGTAGACTACCTGCTTGATAGGCAGTGGGTGGAAGCGCAGCAATGTGTGGAGCTAAACTGTACTAATGGTCGAGGGCTTAATCGGTAGTGTGGAGAACTCGAAGATTTTCCGTGCAGCACCTAATTTAGGGTCATTATTCAGTCATCAGACTTGTGAAATAGTCTCTTGGTGATCTCTGCAACGAGGGTACACCCGGTCCCATCTCGAACCCGGTAGTTAAGCTCGTTAGCGCCGATGGTACTTGGGGGGCAGCCCCCTGGGAGAGTAGGTCATTGCCAAGGGACTTTTCTTTTAACTATGTTTGCAGAACATCGCAATAGACAAAAAGCGTCTACCTATTTTGGTAGGCGCTTTGCTTTTAAGCCTTACCTTTCTTGAATCCAGATCGGTTGAGTAGGCAGGAACGTGACCTTATAGTCCGCAGCTGCTGATTATAATTTCGCATCTAGGTGGATACAAAACAAAGATTCCTTGCATATCTAACTGAGCTGCCTCTATTGTGGGTCAGCCTGGCCTTTGTTCTTGGCGTTTTGGCCGCGGCGGGTATTTCCCCTTTGTCAAACAGCCTGTGGGTAGGCCTGGCGCTACTTGCGGTCCTTGTCTTGACCGCTGGCTGGCGCAAGTTGCCCAGCCCGGCGCGGTTGGCTCTGTTTGCCCTGATCCTGTTCTGCGTTGGCGCCTTGCGTTATCAGGCGGCCCAGCCAGTTCGCTCTGTAGACAACCTGCTGTATTACAACGATCTTGATAAACGCGTGGCCGTGACTGGCACGCTGATCCGCCCTCCTGTATATCGAGAAGGCTACATTGAGCTGTGGGTTGAGGCTGACCAGATCGAGATCGATGCCAGCCCGCAACTGATAGCAGGCAGACTGCTGGCCCGTACGGATCTTGGCCAGGCCTGGGTTTACGGAGATCGTGTGCTGCTCACAGGGCAGTTGCATACACCAGGCCAAACAGGTGGTTCTTCATACCAGCTATACCTTGCCCGCCAAGGCGTGCACAGCCTGATGTCCTTCGCCCAGGCAGAGCGCCTGGAAGCCGGCAGCGGAGACTGGTTGCAGGCTAAGCTGTACGCGCTGCGCGCGGGCGGCGTGGAAGTGCTGCACCGCCTGTATCCTGACCCGGTTGCCAGCCTGCTGGCTGGAATCCTGCTGGGAGACGAAAGCGGTATCAGCCAATCTCTCAAGGATGACTTTAACGACACGGCCACCCGCCATATTGTCGCCATCTCCGGTTTCAACATAAGCATTATTGCCGGGCTAGCGCTCGCGTTCTTTACGCGCTGGGTGGGCAAGCGCAAAGGCCTATGGCTGGCCGGAGCCTGCATTGTGCTGTATACGCTCCTGGTCGGCGCCCAGGCATCTGTTGTTCGTGCCGCCATCATGGGGCTCGTGGTCCTGGGCGCCCAGCTGACTGGCCGCGAGCAGCATGGCCTGAACACGCTGTCTTTCACTGCGGCTCTGATGGCCTTGATCAACCCCTTGGTCTTGTGGGATGTGGGCTTCCAACTCTCTTTCGCCGCCACCTTGGGTCTGTTGGTCTATGCCCAGCCGATGCAGGCTTGGGTTACCGCTTATCTGCAGCGGCGCCTGCCTGAGCCATGGGTAGAGCGCCTCAAAGGACCGCTGTATGACTATGTGCTGCTCACCTTGGCAGCTCAACTGCTGACCCTGCCGCTGCTGCTTCACCACTTTGGCCGCCTGTCGCTGGTAGCGCTGCCCGCCAATATCCTGGTCGTGCCTCTTCAGCCTGCTATCTTGATCTTTGGCGGGCTGTCTTTGTTGGCCGGCCTGGCGC contains the following coding sequences:
- a CDS encoding ComEC/Rec2 family competence protein, encoding MDTKQRFLAYLTELPLLWVSLAFVLGVLAAAGISPLSNSLWVGLALLAVLVLTAGWRKLPSPARLALFALILFCVGALRYQAAQPVRSVDNLLYYNDLDKRVAVTGTLIRPPVYREGYIELWVEADQIEIDASPQLIAGRLLARTDLGQAWVYGDRVLLTGQLHTPGQTGGSSYQLYLARQGVHSLMSFAQAERLEAGSGDWLQAKLYALRAGGVEVLHRLYPDPVASLLAGILLGDESGISQSLKDDFNDTATRHIVAISGFNISIIAGLALAFFTRWVGKRKGLWLAGACIVLYTLLVGAQASVVRAAIMGLVVLGAQLTGREQHGLNTLSFTAALMALINPLVLWDVGFQLSFAATLGLLVYAQPMQAWVTAYLQRRLPEPWVERLKGPLYDYVLLTLAAQLLTLPLLLHHFGRLSLVALPANILVVPLQPAILIFGGLSLLAGLALPVLGQLLALLAWPLALLTIGIVEWLASPGWAAYHVGNFSMPMVLAYYLAVLAASLVPLRSAVRSIRWQPVLPAAALAAFAFGTWGLAFSTPTGRLQITLLDVPGEAILVRTPTGRNVLINGGASAVELSSELGRHLPPFARQIDWLLVLGERSQQTDGLQSGLQNLQIAQVGWAHQWPPASFDSLITLMHSAGVEAQQLMPGDVLSLGDDAELQIAGVGPRGATVFISWRNFQALLPLGLDVDQMSQFREQSVYGVDLFLLADGGYPPLNPPDWLAALDARVYWLANDGQLEHEQQTALNGRTLLQAAQLGWLRAETDGYNLWLNAEQASALIEP